The genomic DNA TAAGCTGAGATGTTACATCTCTTTCTCCTATATCTTCTAGAAAAAATCGATTTAACGCTTCTTTAACCTTTATCGTATTCATAAAGCCCCTCTTCCCCTCATTACACAAGTTGTAGTTTTCTTTTCACTCGAACGATCTCTTTTTTTACGCTATTTCTATCTGGATAATCACTTCGATAATGGCCACCAATGCTTTCTTCTCTTTGCAAAGCTGATACGACTATAAGCTCACAAACCGTTAACATATTAATAAGCGTTATCTCTTCATTTGTAAGAGCATCATGTTGTAATATCATATTTCGAACACCGTACTTACTAAGCCATCTCTTCGCATAAGATAAACTTTGCTCTGTTCGTACAATCCCAACATATTTCATCATGCATTCTTGTATTTCTTCTTTCGTCGGCAAATGATTCAGAACGATAAATTTCTTTTCCTTCTCAGCGAAGTTGTTCAATCTGTCTTTTGTCGCTTTAGTTAAAATATGTTGTCCTATTCTTTTTCCAAACACAAGACCTTCTAATAATGAATTACTTGCTAACCTATTTGCTCCATGAACACCATTACAAGCTACTTCACCGACTGCATATAAATTTGGAATGGACGTCTCTCCATCACAGTTCGTTTTCACACCGCCCATATGAAAATGAGCACCTGGTACGACTGGAATGCGTTTTTCATTTATATCAACACCATTCTTTTTACACAATGATGATACAGTCGGAAAACGTTCTTCGAAATTTTGGATAGGCTCAATATTCAAATACACTTTTTCACCCGCCAACAGCTGTTCATGAATCGCTCTTGCCACTACATCACGCGGTGCGAGATCATAATCAGGGTGTATATCCATCATAAAACGCTGTCCTTTTCCATTTATAAGGACAGCTCCTTCACCTCGAACAGCTTCAGAAACGAGGCCACTGCATCGCTCGCTCGCATATAACATCGTCGGATGAAATTGTACAAACTCTAAATCTACGAGCTCCCCACCTGCGCGGTATACCATCGCAAGTCCATCACCCGTAATTGTCTTGTCATTAGAAGTAAAGGCATATAGACCGCCAATCCCCCCTGAAGCTAACACCGTATAATCTGCAACGTAACGCTTCAGCTTCCCTTCACTATTTCTTGTTAAAACTCCACCACATTTATCATTTTCTATAATAAAATCGAGCACCATTTCCTGTTCCACTACCGTAACGTGCGGCGCTACTTCTTGAATGAAATGCTCTAATAAATTCTTTCCTGTTGCATCGCCACCTGCATGTAAAATGCGACGCTTTCGATGTGCACCTTCTTTTCCAAGATGGGGACCTGTTTCATCTCCATCGAATTTCATTCCATTTTCAATGAGATTATTTATTTCTTTCGGCCCTTCCTCAACTAAATAACGGACCACATCTTCATTGTTATAATGACATCCTGCTACTAACGTATCTTCCAAATGTTCATTTGGATTGTCATATGTAGCAACCGCTGCGGCAATTCCACCTTGCGCTAAATGTGTATTATTATTACGATTCGTTTCCTTTGTGATAATAATCACATTCTTTTCGTGACAAATCTCTTTCGCAACACGAAGTGCCGCAACACCACTTCCAATAATTAAGACATCTGCACTTGGCATAATTGTTGCCTCCTACTTTACACTTTTCAACTGTCTTGACACCTATATTTACATAGTTTTAAAATAATGACAAGAGTTTTTTTATAATTCTTATTTTCACTACCATTAAAAAAATAAAAGAAATGTAACTCTTACTAGAGAGAGGACCTTACATGATGATATATCTTGACTATGCAGCTACTACACCTATGAGTGAAGAAGCGTTACAAACATATATGAAAGCAGCATCGCAATACTTTGGAAATGAACAAAGTTTACATGATATTGGAGGAACAGCCTCTTCTTTATTACAAGTTTGCAGAAAAACATTTGCTGAAATGATTGGCGGAAAAGAACAAGGGGTATTCTTCACAAGCGGTGGCTCGGAATCCAACTACCTTGCGATTCAATCCCTTCTAAATGCCCGAAATAAGAAGCATATTATTACAACACCTATGGAACATGCATCCATTCGAAGTTATTTTCAATCTCTAAAATCACAAGGCTATACGATTACTGAAATTCCTGTTGATAAAAGTGGACTCATTCGTTTAGTAGATTTAGAAGCGGCTATTACAGAAGATACTGTTCTAGCAAGCATACAGCACGGAAACTCTGAAATTGGAACCGTTCAAAATATCGCAGAGATTGGGAAACTCTTAAAAAAATATAACGTTTTATTCCATTCAGATTGTGTGCAAACATTTGGTAAACTTCCTATCCATGTTTTTGAGATGGGGATTGATAGTCTTTCTGTTTCAGCACATAAAATATACGGACCAAAAGGTGTTGGCGCTTGCTATATAAACCCGCAAGTTCGCTGGACACAAATATTCCCAGGAACCTCTCACGAAAAAGGTTTTCGCCCAGGCACAGTAAACGTTCCTGGCATCGCATCTTTTTTAACGGCTGCTGAGAATATATTAAAAAATCAACAGGACGAAAACTTACGTTTTAAGGCGTTACGATCCTACTTTTTAGAGCGATTACACACAATCCCGCTAGAAATTGAAGTAGAAGGTCATTCTACTTCTTGTTTACCACATATTATTGGGGTTACAATAAAAGGAATAGAAGGTCAGTATACAATGCTAGAATGTAATCGCCGCGGTATTGCCATTTCTACGGGAAGTGCTTGCCAAGTCGGTAAACAAGAACCTTCGAAAACAATGCTTGCAATTGGAAAAACGTATGAAGAGGCAAAACAATATGTTCGCTTCTCTTTCGGACAACAAACAACGAAAGATCAAATTGATACTACTATTCATGCACTACACACAATTGGAAATCAATTTTATAGAGGTGTTAAATCATAATGAAACAAAATGACCAAAAAAAGATTTTAGGTGAAGAAAGACGACAACTTATCC from Bacillus basilensis includes the following:
- the nadB gene encoding L-aspartate oxidase; the encoded protein is MPSADVLIIGSGVAALRVAKEICHEKNVIIITKETNRNNNTHLAQGGIAAAVATYDNPNEHLEDTLVAGCHYNNEDVVRYLVEEGPKEINNLIENGMKFDGDETGPHLGKEGAHRKRRILHAGGDATGKNLLEHFIQEVAPHVTVVEQEMVLDFIIENDKCGGVLTRNSEGKLKRYVADYTVLASGGIGGLYAFTSNDKTITGDGLAMVYRAGGELVDLEFVQFHPTMLYASERCSGLVSEAVRGEGAVLINGKGQRFMMDIHPDYDLAPRDVVARAIHEQLLAGEKVYLNIEPIQNFEERFPTVSSLCKKNGVDINEKRIPVVPGAHFHMGGVKTNCDGETSIPNLYAVGEVACNGVHGANRLASNSLLEGLVFGKRIGQHILTKATKDRLNNFAEKEKKFIVLNHLPTKEEIQECMMKYVGIVRTEQSLSYAKRWLSKYGVRNMILQHDALTNEEITLINMLTVCELIVVSALQREESIGGHYRSDYPDRNSVKKEIVRVKRKLQLV
- a CDS encoding IscS subfamily cysteine desulfurase gives rise to the protein MMIYLDYAATTPMSEEALQTYMKAASQYFGNEQSLHDIGGTASSLLQVCRKTFAEMIGGKEQGVFFTSGGSESNYLAIQSLLNARNKKHIITTPMEHASIRSYFQSLKSQGYTITEIPVDKSGLIRLVDLEAAITEDTVLASIQHGNSEIGTVQNIAEIGKLLKKYNVLFHSDCVQTFGKLPIHVFEMGIDSLSVSAHKIYGPKGVGACYINPQVRWTQIFPGTSHEKGFRPGTVNVPGIASFLTAAENILKNQQDENLRFKALRSYFLERLHTIPLEIEVEGHSTSCLPHIIGVTIKGIEGQYTMLECNRRGIAISTGSACQVGKQEPSKTMLAIGKTYEEAKQYVRFSFGQQTTKDQIDTTIHALHTIGNQFYRGVKS